In the Leptotrichia sp. oral taxon 212 genome, one interval contains:
- a CDS encoding YraN family protein — translation MKKKREIGFEFEDLAKKYLIEKGMRYIESNFYTRYGEIDLIFTDEDDKILVFVEVRYRKNTEFGEPLETIDRRKLEKIMISSQIYIKEKRWKQNVRYDVIGIKKDKSGNNKIDWIKNAF, via the coding sequence ATGAAGAAGAAAAGGGAAATAGGGTTTGAATTTGAGGATTTGGCAAAAAAATATCTTATTGAAAAGGGAATGAGATATATTGAGAGTAATTTTTATACAAGATATGGGGAAATAGATCTTATCTTTACTGATGAAGATGACAAGATACTTGTATTTGTAGAAGTAAGATATAGGAAAAATACTGAATTTGGTGAGCCATTAGAAACAATTGACAGAAGAAAACTCGAAAAAATAATGATTTCTTCACAGATATACATAAAAGAAAAAAGATGGAAACAAAATGTAAGATATGATGTTATAGGAATAAAGAAAGATAAATCAGGTAATAATAAAATAGACTGGATAAAAAATGCATTTTGA
- a CDS encoding zinc ribbon domain-containing protein, whose amino-acid sequence MKNHEKCLKCGSTSCEVKTIVLPTKKLTGAKISLDTFYLKICQNCGYTEMYSTKVIEKAKDPIKNY is encoded by the coding sequence ATGAAAAATCATGAAAAATGTTTAAAATGCGGCTCAACCTCATGTGAGGTAAAGACAATTGTATTGCCTACTAAAAAATTGACAGGAGCAAAAATTTCCCTTGATACATTTTATTTAAAAATATGTCAGAATTGCGGTTATACTGAAATGTACTCGACAAAAGTCATTGAAAAAGCAAAAGACCCTATTAAGAACTACTAA